A single region of the Candidatus Bathyarchaeia archaeon genome encodes:
- a CDS encoding ABC transporter permease, whose amino-acid sequence MFKKSRIKGLLTSTIKNMKFFFKVLRRNKVSLAGFLIVFAFIIMAAVGPEVVPYIRDVDIKKRFLPPSLEHPLGTDYAGRDTFAQIVHGSRDVLIVAFLTAVFTTIVSFVIGITSGFIGGKVDAVLMTFADIFLTIPSFPLLIIIVTSLQKILSVVEIAAILSIVGWPALARAIRSQVLSIKEREFIESVVCLGLSKIHILFGEILPNLLPYIFMNLILSTIGAIYSQVGLYFIGALPFTATNWGVMIQTAINQGALVNPRVWWYLLSPLACIILIQAGFILFMHALEEIFNPRLRTEA is encoded by the coding sequence ATGTTTAAGAAATCGAGAATTAAAGGATTGTTGACTTCCACGATTAAGAACATGAAATTCTTCTTTAAAGTGCTTAGAAGAAATAAGGTTTCGCTGGCTGGTTTCCTAATAGTTTTTGCCTTCATTATAATGGCTGCTGTTGGCCCTGAGGTAGTTCCATATATAAGGGATGTCGATATTAAAAAAAGGTTTCTTCCACCATCCTTGGAGCATCCGCTTGGTACAGACTACGCTGGAAGGGACACTTTTGCGCAGATAGTTCATGGGTCAAGGGATGTCCTCATAGTTGCCTTCTTAACAGCGGTTTTCACAACAATAGTTTCATTTGTTATCGGGATAACGTCGGGCTTCATAGGCGGAAAGGTCGATGCGGTGCTAATGACCTTCGCCGACATCTTTCTCACAATACCCAGCTTCCCGCTACTGATAATAATAGTGACAAGCCTGCAGAAAATCCTTAGCGTCGTGGAGATAGCTGCTATTCTGAGCATAGTTGGCTGGCCAGCCCTAGCTAGAGCCATAAGATCTCAGGTGCTCTCTATTAAGGAGAGGGAGTTCATAGAGAGCGTTGTATGTTTGGGTTTAAGCAAAATACATATACTTTTCGGTGAAATACTTCCAAACCTGCTCCCATATATATTCATGAACTTGATTTTGTCTACCATCGGAGCAATTTATTCGCAAGTTGGATTATACTTTATTGGAGCTCTACCATTCACCGCAACCAACTGGGGCGTGATGATACAGACAGCCATAAACCAAGGTGCGCTAGTTAATCCCCGCGTCTGGTGGTATCTGTTGTCACCATTAGCATGCATAATTCTCATTCAAGCAGGATTCATACTCTTCATGCATGCCCTTGAAGAAATTTTTAACCCTAGGCTGAGAACAGAAGCCTGA
- a CDS encoding ABC transporter permease yields the protein MRWFIRRLITAAITIFTSITIIFFLIRVMPGNPIDVMVAQLIMQGLDPEEAYRRVLAIVPFVPTDPLWKQYIDYMRGFLSGDLGKSILYAAPVTQILVYGIPWTVFLISISLIVSFSIGIVLGMYIAYKRGGILDRFFSIFSSVTRAIPPYVIGILIVIILGVQLKWFWDPQRGPIIGPYDPRIKPSFTLEFISSLFYHATLPILSYVLTTFGIWVLQMKSSTISVLGEYYIMAAEARGLPEKKIVISYVGRNAILPLFTSLAISIGHIFSGSVFIETIFSYPGIGRYISASISGRDYMVISGCFLIITVAVVSSNLIADLLYSKLDPRIKLR from the coding sequence ATGCGCTGGTTCATTAGAAGGCTGATTACGGCGGCGATAACAATCTTCACATCAATAACTATTATTTTTTTCCTTATACGTGTGATGCCTGGCAACCCGATTGACGTGATGGTTGCACAGCTAATTATGCAGGGATTAGACCCTGAAGAGGCTTATCGAAGGGTGCTGGCCATCGTTCCATTTGTTCCAACAGACCCGCTCTGGAAGCAGTACATAGATTATATGAGAGGTTTTCTCTCCGGCGACCTTGGCAAATCAATCTTGTACGCTGCCCCTGTAACCCAAATACTAGTGTATGGTATACCTTGGACAGTCTTCCTGATATCGATCTCACTCATAGTGAGCTTCTCCATAGGGATAGTTCTCGGAATGTATATAGCCTATAAAAGAGGCGGGATCCTAGACAGGTTTTTCTCAATATTTAGCTCGGTTACCCGCGCCATACCGCCATATGTTATAGGGATTCTCATAGTTATTATTCTTGGCGTTCAATTGAAATGGTTCTGGGATCCGCAGAGGGGCCCAATAATAGGGCCATATGATCCACGTATAAAACCGAGCTTCACGTTAGAGTTTATATCAAGCCTCTTCTATCACGCGACGCTGCCGATATTATCTTATGTTCTTACAACTTTTGGAATATGGGTTTTACAAATGAAGAGCAGTACGATCAGCGTGTTAGGAGAATATTATATAATGGCTGCAGAAGCCAGAGGCTTGCCCGAGAAAAAGATAGTTATATCTTATGTTGGGCGGAACGCTATTTTGCCTCTCTTCACAAGCCTAGCGATATCTATAGGCCACATATTCAGCGGCTCGGTGTTTATAGAAACAATCTTCTCGTATCCGGGCATAGGAAGATATATATCCGCAAGCATCTCCGGGAGGGATTACATGGTGATTTCAGGATGCTTCCTAATAATAACCGTGGCTGTGGTTTCATCAAACCTAATCGCAGATCTACTCTACAGTAAATTAGATCCCAGAATAAAGCTCAGGTGA
- a CDS encoding ABC transporter substrate-binding protein, whose protein sequence is MLKSSSRVFLISLLISLVALTLIGVGSAQEEKIVFSRPWGYNPPPVGHWNYFASGCLPTWLIYEPLTHYFPANGSYLPHLAAEWTYEDYMVFTLKLRKGVKWHDGSEFNATDLWATWHCIYLLKDRAWYYLKNITIADSHTLVFYMKEKNDYCPFYILWHWVVLPRMIYGDIARRVYEKMREGYDIFVDESPFVDLRKEMLDLRPERPIGTGPFKLKYVSETEIVLEKFEGYWRGVPDIDEIRLVRVTAADVLWAMLSEGQLDYHWAIPTKEQHDLMVGKPGWVIIGVPRPVGITLYFNNRPTRPDGSPNPLYYKEVRQAIAYGINRTEVAFVQYPAGATPAKYNVGFNPAGLYATLNQSFIETWLKDFTYDYNPAKAEELLRKIGCTKGPDGIYRMPDGTKLEFTMKAAGYISIEAMEAIAAQLSKIGIKITPIWLDSAVFFSPEGDFYQGRYDIGCGVYGGAAFSFDEYYHKYLHVYPGHGMNPIQRVPWRAEPVNVTELIRYAQTYPAKCTLEERNEIYAILSYITCSEVPVFTLYSPTAYMYLNVHRFGGWPDPNDIYWLGLGSYEAHGSSYLFRWLLIKPNFDLTISVNPAGGGTTSPAPGTSRQTKGTKVTVTATPASGFTFKEWRLDGLSAGTSPTITVTVDRNMNLEAVFIPMFGLTITVTPSGGGTTSPAPGTYSYVQGDKVTVTASPSFGYTFKEWRLDGTPVSTDTTVTVTVDAAHTLEAVFERIPYEIYIGVPIAIIVITLAAFLILRRRRRVKA, encoded by the coding sequence ATGTTAAAGTCTTCATCTAGAGTCTTTCTTATATCTCTGTTGATATCTCTTGTTGCTCTTACGCTGATAGGCGTTGGCTCTGCACAGGAGGAGAAGATAGTTTTCAGTAGACCTTGGGGCTATAATCCTCCGCCAGTTGGACATTGGAACTATTTTGCTAGCGGATGCTTACCCACATGGCTAATTTATGAGCCTTTAACGCATTATTTCCCAGCAAACGGCTCGTATCTACCTCATTTGGCCGCTGAGTGGACTTATGAGGATTATATGGTGTTCACTTTAAAGTTAAGAAAGGGAGTCAAGTGGCATGACGGATCAGAGTTCAATGCGACAGACTTATGGGCTACTTGGCACTGCATCTACCTGCTTAAGGACAGAGCCTGGTATTACTTGAAGAATATAACGATCGCTGACAGCCACACGTTAGTCTTTTACATGAAGGAGAAGAACGATTACTGCCCATTCTATATACTGTGGCACTGGGTTGTCTTACCGCGCATGATATACGGCGATATAGCCCGAAGAGTTTATGAGAAGATGAGGGAAGGATACGATATATTTGTGGATGAAAGCCCATTTGTTGATCTGCGGAAGGAGATGCTGGACCTTAGACCTGAAAGACCGATTGGAACAGGACCATTTAAACTCAAGTACGTGTCTGAGACCGAGATAGTGCTAGAGAAGTTTGAAGGGTATTGGAGGGGCGTTCCAGACATAGATGAGATTCGCTTAGTTAGAGTGACAGCTGCTGATGTCTTATGGGCGATGCTCTCTGAAGGGCAATTAGATTATCACTGGGCTATTCCGACAAAGGAGCAGCATGACCTCATGGTGGGTAAACCCGGCTGGGTAATAATCGGCGTGCCGAGACCAGTCGGGATAACATTATACTTCAATAATAGGCCAACTCGACCAGACGGCTCACCAAACCCGCTCTACTATAAGGAGGTTAGGCAAGCTATAGCGTACGGGATAAATAGAACCGAGGTGGCTTTCGTCCAGTATCCGGCGGGCGCTACTCCAGCGAAATATAATGTTGGCTTTAACCCCGCTGGGTTATATGCTACTCTTAACCAATCTTTCATTGAGACTTGGCTTAAAGACTTCACATACGATTACAACCCGGCAAAAGCTGAGGAGCTGCTGAGAAAAATAGGCTGCACGAAGGGTCCGGATGGCATTTATAGAATGCCGGATGGAACAAAACTAGAATTTACTATGAAGGCGGCAGGATACATTTCGATAGAGGCTATGGAGGCTATAGCGGCCCAATTATCCAAGATCGGAATTAAAATAACACCTATATGGCTGGATTCAGCCGTCTTCTTCTCGCCTGAGGGTGACTTTTATCAGGGTCGATACGATATTGGCTGCGGGGTTTACGGCGGAGCAGCTTTCAGCTTCGATGAGTATTATCACAAATACTTGCATGTATATCCTGGACATGGGATGAACCCGATTCAACGCGTCCCGTGGAGGGCTGAGCCGGTAAATGTTACAGAGCTTATTCGCTATGCGCAAACATATCCGGCGAAGTGCACTTTAGAGGAGCGCAACGAGATCTACGCTATACTCTCCTATATAACGTGTAGTGAGGTACCCGTGTTCACACTATACTCGCCAACAGCGTATATGTACCTTAACGTGCATCGATTTGGAGGCTGGCCTGACCCGAACGATATATATTGGCTCGGCTTAGGCAGCTATGAGGCTCACGGCTCATCATACCTGTTCAGGTGGCTTCTAATAAAGCCCAACTTCGACTTAACAATATCCGTAAATCCAGCTGGCGGAGGAACCACCTCGCCAGCTCCGGGAACAAGTAGACAAACGAAGGGCACTAAAGTTACAGTTACGGCTACGCCGGCAAGCGGCTTTACCTTTAAAGAGTGGAGGCTTGACGGGCTATCCGCTGGAACAAGCCCAACAATAACGGTCACAGTGGACAGAAACATGAACCTTGAGGCTGTCTTCATACCCATGTTCGGCTTAACGATCACCGTGACGCCTTCCGGTGGAGGAACAACCTCGCCGGCTCCGGGCACATACAGTTACGTACAGGGAGACAAGGTTACCGTGACAGCTTCTCCATCCTTCGGGTACACGTTTAAGGAGTGGAGGCTTGACGGCACTCCCGTGAGCACTGATACGACAGTGACGGTCACTGTGGATGCTGCCCATACACTTGAAGCTGTTTTCGAAAGAATACCATACGAGATATATATTGGCGTGCCAATAGCAATAATTGTAATAACGTTAGCAGCATTCCTCATACTGCGTAGAAGGAGAAGAGTAAAAGCATAA
- a CDS encoding ATP-binding cassette domain-containing protein, translating to MIENPLIAAKDLSKVFAIGGGVFKEKRFIKAVDDVSLVINRGENVALVGESGCGKSTLGRLMLGLLLPTSGSVLYKGKDIWKMSEKEFKEFRRKAQIIHQDPYSSINPVRTIFQSLAPAMIQHKIVQSKEEAFKRAADLLSLVGLTPPEDFLSRYPSRMSGGQMQRIILARALSVNPEFIVADEAVSMLDACLRIGALDLMLDLQRKFHHAYLFITHDLAIARYFVLKGGGRIIIMYLGRIVEVGEGDSVIQKPIHPYTQALIAATPIPDPKISRERELPNLKSLDVPKITETIPGCKFNTRCPYSEKICVESSPELRDVKGRLVACHFAENFI from the coding sequence TTGATTGAGAACCCGCTGATCGCGGCTAAGGATTTATCTAAGGTCTTCGCTATAGGTGGCGGCGTATTTAAGGAAAAGAGGTTTATTAAGGCTGTGGATGATGTTTCCCTTGTGATTAATAGAGGGGAGAATGTTGCTCTTGTTGGTGAGAGCGGCTGCGGGAAGAGTACTTTAGGAAGGCTGATGCTAGGGCTTCTCCTTCCAACAAGCGGCTCAGTCCTCTATAAGGGCAAAGATATCTGGAAGATGAGTGAAAAAGAGTTTAAAGAGTTCCGCCGTAAAGCTCAAATAATTCATCAGGACCCGTATTCAAGCATAAACCCTGTTAGAACAATTTTTCAATCACTAGCGCCAGCTATGATTCAACATAAAATCGTCCAGAGTAAGGAAGAAGCCTTCAAAAGAGCTGCTGATTTGCTCAGCCTAGTAGGTCTCACGCCTCCAGAAGACTTTTTATCGAGGTATCCCTCAAGGATGAGCGGGGGGCAAATGCAAAGAATAATTTTAGCTAGGGCTTTATCGGTTAACCCAGAGTTCATTGTTGCAGACGAAGCCGTATCTATGCTTGACGCATGTCTCAGGATCGGCGCCCTAGATTTAATGCTCGACCTGCAAAGGAAGTTCCATCACGCCTACCTGTTCATTACACATGACTTAGCTATTGCACGGTACTTTGTATTAAAGGGGGGAGGCAGAATCATAATTATGTATCTGGGTAGAATCGTTGAGGTTGGTGAAGGCGACTCCGTGATTCAAAAACCAATCCATCCATATACGCAGGCGCTTATAGCAGCAACACCGATTCCAGACCCAAAAATCTCTAGGGAAAGAGAGCTACCTAATCTTAAAAGTCTAGATGTGCCAAAGATCACCGAGACAATTCCGGGCTGCAAGTTTAACACTAGATGCCCCTACTCGGAAAAAATATGCGTTGAGAGTTCTCCTGAGTTGAGGGATGTTAAAGGTCGACTAGTGGCATGCCACTTTGCTGAAAACTTTATATAG
- a CDS encoding ABC transporter ATP-binding protein encodes MSQRKVILSVRGLTVEFRVPRGILRAVDGLNLDVYEGEVLGLVGESGCGKSVFAHALLKLVDPNGYIKSGKVIFDGAKDVYSLSKKELRRYRWKDVAIIFQGAFNSLNPVMKVFDHMVDTVLAHEKNVLKEEIKKRSIDLLKMVRLDPETVLGRYPHELSGGMKQRTISAMALLLKPKVLILDEPTSALDVLTQKFFIRILRDLRKEFGLTMIFITHDLATVAEIADRVAIMYGGTIVEIGGVEDIFYRPRHPYTKALLSAIPSIIGDISELRPLPGPLPDPVNPPPGCGFHPRCPYAIKICREVRPELEGIDEVRFIACHRWREIKFD; translated from the coding sequence ATGTCACAACGGAAAGTTATCCTCAGCGTTAGGGGTCTAACTGTCGAGTTTAGGGTTCCGAGAGGTATCCTTAGGGCGGTTGACGGTCTGAATCTAGACGTCTATGAGGGAGAAGTGCTTGGGCTTGTTGGTGAAAGTGGCTGTGGTAAATCCGTGTTCGCGCATGCGCTGTTGAAACTTGTCGATCCCAATGGATATATTAAATCTGGAAAAGTGATATTCGATGGCGCAAAAGATGTGTACTCTTTAAGTAAAAAGGAGTTGAGAAGATATCGTTGGAAAGACGTCGCAATAATCTTTCAGGGAGCTTTCAATTCCCTGAATCCTGTGATGAAGGTTTTCGACCACATGGTTGACACTGTTTTAGCGCATGAAAAAAATGTATTGAAGGAGGAAATTAAAAAGAGATCTATAGATCTCTTGAAGATGGTTAGGCTGGATCCGGAGACGGTTCTTGGGCGCTATCCGCATGAATTAAGTGGTGGGATGAAGCAAAGGACAATTAGCGCGATGGCCCTACTACTTAAACCCAAAGTTCTCATATTGGATGAGCCTACCTCAGCCCTTGACGTGTTAACACAAAAGTTCTTTATAAGGATCCTAAGAGATTTAAGAAAGGAATTTGGGCTCACAATGATATTTATAACTCACGACTTGGCTACTGTGGCCGAGATAGCTGATAGAGTAGCTATAATGTATGGTGGAACAATAGTTGAGATTGGCGGCGTCGAAGACATATTTTATAGACCAAGACATCCTTACACCAAAGCGCTTTTAAGCGCCATACCCTCAATAATTGGCGATATTAGTGAGCTGAGACCTTTACCAGGCCCTTTACCCGACCCGGTAAACCCTCCTCCAGGATGCGGCTTTCACCCGCGCTGCCCATATGCGATAAAGATTTGTAGGGAGGTTAGGCCGGAGTTGGAGGGGATTGATGAGGTAAGGTTTATAGCGTGCCACCGTTGGAGGGAGATAAAGTTTGATTGA
- a CDS encoding DUF5107 domain-containing protein, giving the protein MSSGDCVKISEKTATKMAYKVFEDPIPYFESKHYPYTKLNIFSSEPSPTQYREIEMENIFLKVSFIPALGARIFSALDKSSGRQIFNHIDIIRPALIAARGAWIAVGLEFNLCSFPSHTVDNFSPVDYILRKNSDGSASIILGSLNLTTNVEYAVIIKLKPNSSRIETEIRTFNTSLLPERYYFWSNAALPASQGSIIFYPGSRTNLGSFPINDEGVDLRWYKNYVRPTSLFILDSEEDFFAAYNYDYNLGLVHVADHNVVPGKKFWTWGVSEDGLFWRDMLSDKGIPYIEIQSGRFLTQGIVELANPLRFESWIEYWYPVRGLSSLTFANESAALAVEKTEEGKIRVEISSAMEYRNVKLEILDVEKRVVYSETLNLSPSFAVVREIGVKAEKPFLRILSEEGREIISWDFRSYRTSLPETPMWKGEMEEWGWKDSAEELWLKGVDSFKKEHAEIARSFFQKSLEKDPDFSKSLSWLGLLYYASGLYEDAEILLRRALRRNPYDEDARYYLCLALMALGKNEDAERNLWKIYTFGKNRSLALYLLGVLKARSNLYDESEEFLRMAIEDNGFNLRALTLLSAILRREGKMKEALEFLEKGGALMPLDYMVIAERHLLSCDKELDEILFSNAHKVLEVSKEYIFAGLFDDAAKILGEALNRGVRNPLIYYYLGFTLKKMGRVEEAKKYYSDGEKENVEYVFPHRLMDIEVLGDVISSLKRCRVARYLLGNVLFYVGRWEEALKIWEEASKNGLEHAFLYRNIGFSYSILTGEWDKSIKAYKRAIGLSPTNHVLYAELDDIYSRIGLFNERLNLLEGAPAEAKRYALIARLCSAYVDAEEEDEALKILLNTYFEPSEGYFGFWEIYADALLSKGLKMLRENRAKEALELFIKATEYPKNLGVGAPHPKYRHDILQLYYAGLAYEMLGDLENAEKLWSEALQRSVDVASEHKVFQALILIKLERDSEARALLEKIISEAESRIKEIHEKIGDAKSAVARLLHYDEALAYLRYVIGVAKIVCGDTAEGLAEINESLNITKAIRHARWIKEGKISLSSTFS; this is encoded by the coding sequence TTGAGTTCAGGTGATTGTGTTAAAATCTCGGAGAAAACTGCTACAAAGATGGCTTACAAGGTTTTTGAGGATCCTATACCGTACTTCGAAAGTAAACATTACCCTTACACTAAACTTAACATTTTCAGTTCTGAGCCGTCTCCCACTCAATATAGGGAGATAGAGATGGAAAATATTTTCCTCAAAGTATCCTTTATTCCCGCCCTAGGGGCACGTATCTTCTCAGCGCTTGATAAGTCTTCCGGACGCCAGATCTTCAACCATATAGATATCATTAGGCCAGCTCTGATAGCCGCTAGAGGAGCATGGATCGCTGTAGGGTTAGAGTTCAATTTATGCTCCTTTCCATCACATACCGTAGACAACTTTTCACCGGTAGACTACATTTTAAGGAAGAATAGCGATGGGAGCGCGTCAATAATTTTGGGCAGCTTAAATTTGACGACGAATGTTGAGTATGCCGTCATTATAAAGCTGAAACCGAATTCCTCAAGAATTGAAACAGAGATAAGAACATTTAATACGAGTTTGCTTCCAGAGCGGTACTATTTCTGGTCGAATGCGGCGTTGCCGGCAAGCCAAGGCTCAATAATATTTTATCCGGGGTCGCGCACTAACCTCGGAAGTTTCCCAATTAATGATGAGGGCGTAGACTTAAGATGGTATAAAAACTATGTTAGACCCACAAGCCTCTTTATACTGGACTCTGAAGAGGATTTCTTCGCCGCCTACAATTATGACTATAATTTAGGCTTAGTTCACGTCGCGGATCATAACGTTGTTCCGGGGAAAAAATTCTGGACATGGGGCGTATCTGAAGACGGTTTATTCTGGAGGGATATGCTTTCAGATAAAGGTATCCCATACATAGAGATACAGAGCGGAAGGTTCTTAACACAGGGCATTGTTGAGCTTGCAAACCCGTTAAGGTTTGAATCTTGGATTGAGTACTGGTATCCTGTTAGAGGTCTTAGCAGTTTAACTTTTGCTAATGAAAGTGCAGCGCTCGCCGTAGAGAAAACTGAGGAGGGAAAAATTAGAGTCGAAATCTCATCGGCGATGGAATATAGGAACGTTAAGCTCGAGATTTTAGACGTGGAGAAAAGGGTGGTTTACAGTGAAACCCTAAATTTATCGCCTAGTTTCGCGGTGGTAAGAGAAATAGGCGTAAAGGCTGAGAAACCATTTTTAAGGATATTGTCTGAGGAGGGAAGAGAGATAATATCATGGGACTTTAGGAGCTACAGAACGAGTTTACCCGAAACCCCTATGTGGAAAGGCGAAATGGAGGAGTGGGGTTGGAAAGACAGCGCGGAGGAGCTTTGGCTTAAAGGCGTAGACTCGTTTAAAAAGGAGCATGCTGAAATAGCTAGAAGTTTCTTCCAGAAATCGCTGGAAAAGGATCCTGACTTTTCTAAAAGCCTATCTTGGCTCGGCCTGCTATACTATGCTTCGGGGCTTTATGAAGATGCTGAAATCCTTCTTAGAAGAGCCTTAAGGAGAAACCCCTACGATGAAGATGCCCGATATTACTTATGCCTAGCGTTGATGGCGCTGGGTAAGAATGAGGATGCTGAAAGAAACCTCTGGAAGATCTACACTTTTGGGAAGAATAGGTCATTAGCCCTTTATCTTCTGGGAGTATTGAAAGCAAGGTCAAATCTTTACGATGAATCTGAAGAGTTTCTTAGGATGGCGATTGAAGATAACGGTTTTAATTTAAGAGCCTTAACGCTATTGTCCGCCATTTTAAGGAGAGAAGGAAAGATGAAAGAGGCTTTAGAGTTTCTTGAGAAAGGTGGGGCTCTTATGCCGCTGGACTACATGGTTATCGCTGAGAGGCACTTGCTATCGTGTGATAAAGAATTAGATGAAATTCTGTTTTCTAATGCCCATAAGGTTCTTGAAGTTTCAAAAGAGTACATTTTCGCCGGACTATTTGATGATGCTGCAAAAATATTGGGTGAAGCATTGAATCGCGGAGTTAGGAATCCGCTGATATATTATTATTTAGGCTTCACCCTTAAAAAGATGGGGAGAGTTGAAGAGGCTAAGAAATATTATAGTGACGGTGAAAAGGAAAACGTCGAGTATGTTTTCCCACATAGATTGATGGACATCGAAGTATTAGGAGATGTCATATCTTCCCTCAAAAGATGTCGGGTAGCACGTTACCTGCTGGGCAACGTTCTCTTCTATGTTGGAAGATGGGAAGAAGCCCTTAAAATATGGGAAGAGGCCTCAAAAAATGGGTTGGAGCACGCGTTTTTATATCGCAATATAGGTTTCTCTTATAGCATTTTAACTGGTGAATGGGATAAATCCATTAAAGCCTATAAGCGAGCCATAGGGTTATCGCCCACAAACCACGTGCTATATGCTGAGCTAGACGACATATATTCTAGGATCGGTCTCTTCAACGAGAGGCTGAACCTACTTGAGGGTGCTCCGGCGGAGGCTAAAAGGTACGCGTTGATCGCCAGATTGTGCTCAGCGTATGTTGATGCTGAAGAGGAAGATGAAGCCCTGAAAATACTGCTTAACACGTATTTCGAGCCGTCTGAAGGATACTTTGGCTTCTGGGAAATATACGCCGACGCCCTATTATCTAAGGGTCTTAAGATGCTTAGGGAAAATAGGGCGAAAGAAGCCCTAGAATTATTTATCAAAGCCACAGAATATCCGAAAAACCTCGGCGTGGGGGCGCCTCACCCAAAATATAGGCATGATATTCTTCAACTATATTACGCTGGGCTCGCATATGAAATGCTCGGCGACCTAGAAAACGCTGAGAAACTTTGGAGTGAAGCCCTTCAAAGATCCGTTGACGTGGCAAGCGAACATAAGGTCTTCCAAGCCCTTATACTTATAAAACTTGAAAGAGATTCTGAAGCAAGAGCGCTGTTGGAGAAAATAATTAGTGAAGCGGAATCAAGAATCAAGGAAATACATGAAAAAATAGGTGACGCTAAGAGCGCCGTGGCGCGCCTACTCCACTACGATGAGGCTCTCGCATACCTGCGCTACGTGATTGGCGTCGCGAAGATTGTTTGCGGCGACACCGCTGAAGGGCTAGCTGAAATCAATGAATCTTTAAATATAACAAAAGCCATTAGGCATGCCCGATGGATTAAGGAGGGGAAAATCAGCCTTTCTTCCACGTTCTCATAA
- a CDS encoding nicotinamidase, which produces MGESELKYRIEGRRDALIIVDVQVDFCPGGTLPVPGGDKIIPILNEYIRKFYMAGALIVATRDWHPPNHISFRDYGGIWPPHCVQGTEGAKFHPGLRLPENVIIVSKATDPSKEAYSGFEGTELEKELRKAGVRRVFIGGLATEYCVKNTVLDALKHGFETFLLEDAVRGIDAKPGDVEKAIKEMLEKGAKRLTLMDIE; this is translated from the coding sequence TTGGGGGAAAGCGAATTGAAGTATAGGATTGAGGGAAGGAGAGACGCTTTAATAATAGTTGATGTTCAAGTTGACTTCTGCCCCGGTGGAACCTTGCCGGTTCCGGGGGGCGACAAGATAATCCCCATACTTAATGAATATATAAGGAAATTTTATATGGCTGGCGCCCTAATAGTTGCTACAAGAGATTGGCACCCACCAAACCATATCTCGTTTAGAGACTATGGTGGCATCTGGCCTCCGCACTGCGTTCAGGGAACTGAGGGAGCGAAGTTTCATCCGGGTTTAAGGCTTCCGGAGAACGTTATCATTGTGTCTAAGGCTACGGATCCGTCAAAGGAGGCTTATTCCGGCTTTGAGGGAACGGAGCTTGAGAAGGAATTAAGGAAGGCTGGTGTTAGAAGGGTTTTTATCGGGGGCCTCGCGACGGAATATTGCGTTAAAAACACGGTTTTAGATGCGTTGAAACATGGTTTTGAAACCTTCCTTCTAGAGGATGCTGTGAGGGGAATAGATGCGAAGCCCGGAGATGTTGAGAAAGCTATAAAGGAGATGCTTGAGAAGGGCGCTAAAAGGCTGACGTTAATGGACATAGAGTGA